CTCTCTGTTGTCTTATCAGTATAAAAGCGGGTTAATCGTGGATCTAGCGTCAGACGTTGCTATCTATGACGGCAATGTTTCAACCGACCTGCGAGGCAGTGAAGTCGCGGATATCAATGCCACCTCTTTCGGCGGCTCTGTTGATATCGGATATCAATTCAACATCGGCAACCACAAACTGACGCCAACGGTCGGCATGGGCATCCAGTATCTACAAGTAGATGATTTCACTGACATTGATAACACTACGGTACATTACGATGACATGACCCGCCCGACTGTGCGGCTGGGAATGCGTTACCGCTATGACTGGGATACGGCAAATTCAGGGAAATGGGCTATCACGGCGAATACCCAGTTAATCAATGATCTTAGCGATGACATGACGCTGGAGATTGGAGACCGCTACAGCAACACCAGCAATAGTTTCCGCAGCGGTGTAGCCGGAAGTTCTGGCATGATCGATGTGGGGATTATCAGTAATCCGACCCCAAATGTGTCATTGAATACGGGCATTCAGTATCAGCACCGACTTGAAGATGAAGGCGTGGATTACTGGCAGGCCGTTGCAGGGGCAAAAATTAGCTTCTAAACCCACCTACTCTCAGATACCGGGAACGGCATCTGGGGGTAAAGCTGCTCGGAAAACTTTGCTTAACGACATAAAAAAACCGGGCTTTCGCCCGGTTTCGTCATTTCAGTTATCACACGTCGGTTAGTGCGCTGCTTCCGGTTTGCGCTTTTGCGCCGCCTGGAAGTCATAGGTCAGCGCGTTGGCATCGGTATCGAGCGCCACGGTGACCTGACCGCCGTCCACCAGCGAGCCAAACAGCAGTTCGTTGGCGAGCGGTTTCTTCAGGTTGTCCTGAATCACGCGCACCATCGGACGCGCACCCATCGCACGGTCGTAGCCTTTTTCCGCCAGCCAGTTGCGGGCTTCCTGGCTCACTTCCAGCGACACGCCTTTCTGATCCAGCTGCACCTGAAGTTCAACAATGAACTTATCGACGACCTGATGGATGACATCCGTAGACAGGTGATCGAACCAGATGATGTTGTCCAGACGGTTACGGAATTCTGGCGTGAAGATTTTTTTGATCTCTTCCATCGCATCGGTGCTGTTATCCTGGTGGATCAGGCCGATAGATTTACGCTCAGTTTCACGCACCCCGGCGTTGGTGGTCATCACCAGCACCACGTTACGGAAGTCTGCTTTGCGGCCGTTGTTATCGGTCAGCGTGCCGTTATCCATCACCTGCAACAGCAGGTTGAAGACGTCCGGATGCGCTTTTTCGATTTCATCGAGCAGCAGGACCGCGTGCGGATGCTTGATCACCGCGTCGGTCAGCAAACCGCCCTGATCGAAGCCCACGTAGCCTGGAGGCGCACCGATCAGACGGCTCACCGTGTGGCGTTCCATGTATTCGGACATATCGAAACGCAGCAGCTCAATGCCGAGCGCTTTTGACAGCTGAACGGTCACTTCGGTTTTACCGACCCCGGTTGGCCCGGCGAACAGGAACGAACCGACCGGTTTGTGATCCTGGCCCAGACCCGCCCGGCTCATCTTGATGGCTTCAGTTAAGGCCTCAATGGCTTTATCCTGACCAAAGACCAGCATTTTCAGGCGGTCGCCGAGGTTTTTCAGCGTGTCGCGGTCGCTCTGAGAAACGCTCTTCTCAGGGATACGTGCGATACGGGCCACCACGGTTTCGATATCCGCAACGTTGATGGTTTTCTTACGTTTGCTGACCGGCATCAGACGCGCACGCGCGCCCGCTTCGTCGATCACATCAATCGCTTTATCCGGCAGATGACGATCGTTAATGTATTTCACCGCCAGCTCCACCGCCGCACGCACCGCTTTCGCGGTATAACGCACGTCGTGGTGCGCTTCGTACTTCGGCTTCAGGCCGTTAATGATTTGAACGGTCTCTTCCACCGACGGCTCAGTGATATCAATTTTCTGGAAGCGACGTGCCAGCGCACGGTCTTTTTCGAAAATGTTACTGAATTCCTGATACGTCGTGGAACCAATCACCCGGATTTTGCCGCTGGAGAGCAGCGGTTTAATCAAGTTGGCTGCATCAACCTGGCCACCGGATGCCGCCCCCGCACCGATAATGGTGTGGATCTCGTCGATAAACAGGATGCTGTTGGTATCCTGCTCCAGCTGTTTGAGCAGCGCTTTAAAGCGTTTTTCAAAATCGCCGCGATATTTAGTGCCCGCCAGCAGCGAGCCAATATCCAGCGAATAAAGGGTGCAATCGGCAATCACTTCCGGCACGTCGCCCTGCACAATGCGCCAGGCAAGGCCTTCCGCAATGGCGGTTTTACCGACGCCGGACTCACCGACCAGCAGCGGGTTATTTTTACGACGACGGCACAGAACCTGTATGGCGCGCTCCAGCTCTTTATCGCGGCCAATCAGCGGATCAATACCGCCTACGCGAGCAAGCTGATTTAAATTGGTGGTGAAGTTTTCCATACGATCCTCCCCGCCTGCTTGCTCTTCAGTGTTCGGTTGGCTTCCGGAATCGGAAGACTGGCTCGGCTCGTCTTTACGCGTGCCGTGGGAGATGAAGTTCACCACATCGAGACGGCTCACTTCATGTTTGCGCAGCAGATAGGCCGCCTGGGACTCCTGCTCGCTGAAGATGGCGACCAGGACATTCGCACCGGTGACTTCGCTGCGGCCGGACGATTGAACGTGGAATACGGCACGCTGTAATACGCGCTGGAAGCTGAGCGTCGGCTGAGTGTCGCGCTCTTCTTCGCTGGCTGGCAGTACCGGCGTGGTCTGTTCGATGAAGGCTTCGAGTTCCTGACGCAGCGCCACCAGATCCACGGAGCAGGCTTCCAGCGCTTCGCGGGCAGATGGGTTGCTGAGCAGAGCCAGCAACAGATGCTCGACGGTCATAAACTCATGACGGTGCTCGCGCGCTCTGGCGAAAGCCATATTTAAACTGAGTTCCAGTTCTTGATTGAGCATAGGCACCTCCCCCAATTTGAAGGCCTGAAATCAGGCCTGTTCCAGCGTACACAACAACGGATGTTCGTTTTCCTTCGCGTACGTGTTCACCATCGCGACTTTGGTTTCAGCGACTTCGGCAGTAAACACGCCGCAAATCGCTTTGCCCTGATAGTGAACGGCGAGCATCAGTTGCGTTGCACGTTCTACATCATAAGAAAAGAATTTCTGTAACACGTCAATAACAAACTCCATTGGCGTGTAATCATCATTGAGCAATATCACTTTATACATCGACGGCGGCTGTAGCGCGTCCCGTACTTTGTCTGCTGCAAGCTGGTCGAAATCCAGCCAATCACGCGTCTTACCCATTGTCAGTGTTCATCTTTGGTTGCCGCTCCGGCGGGAAACATCCCGTCGGCTTCCCAGAGCGAGTTCATTTGAATCTACAGTAAAGCGTAGATAACTATCCTCTATTACTGCCATTCGCCATTCCTGCTAATCGCGACTTTTGTCACATTCCTTGCAATAGCGTTAACTGCTTCAAATTTTGGTGCATTTTTCACCGAACTTCGCTATCTGACGCTTGACGCGATGCCTGATTTATCTAAATTGTACAGGCGAGAGTTGGCGAGGTTTTGAACAGCCTGCCGATTTCACCACCGGTTCTTTCCATCTGATTATAAGATTCTCGAAGGATGTCGATGTATGGAAATGGGTACTGTTAAGTGGTTCAACAATGCTAAAGGGTTCGGTTTTATCTGCCCTGAAGGCGGCGGCGAAGATATCTTCGCGCATTACTCCACCATCCAGATGGATGGCTACAGAACGTTAAAAGCCGGACAAGCCGTTCGGTTTGATATCCACCAGGGGCCAAAAGGCAATCACGCTAGCGTCATCGTTCCGGTCGAAGCTGAAGTCGCCGCAGTGGCGTAACCTTTAGTTCCATTGTGTACATGCTGCCCTCAAAATGCCAGTCACTGTTTTTCCATGACTGGCATTTTTATGCCTGCTATTCCCGCGCCAGCGCATCCACCGGATCGAGCCGGGCGGCATTTCGCGCGGGTAACCAGCCAAACAGCACGCCGGTCAGGGTCGAACAGATAAACGCCATCAGCAGCGCCAGCGGGGAGAAACCGATTCCCCAGTCGGGCAAAAACAGCTGCAAAGTGTAGGCGATGATCAGCGATAAACTGACGCCCAACGCGCCGCCCACCAGACACACCAGCACCGCTTCAATCAAAAACTGTTGCAGTACGTCGCTGGCTCGCGCGCCAACCGCCATGCGGATGCCGATTTCACGGGTGCGTTCCGTCACCGACACCAGCATGATATTCATCACCCCGATGCCACCTACCACCAACGAAATGATCGCCACCAGCGTTAAGAACAACTGTAGTGTATGTGTGGTCCGCTCAGCAGTTTTCAAGATGCTGTCCATATTCCAGGTGAAGAAATCTTTCTTCCCGTGGCGCAGACTCAGTAAGCGCGTGAGCTGTTGATCCGCCAGCGTGCTGTCATAACCTTCGTTCACGCGGACCGTGATCGAGTTCAGCCACGACTGGCCAATCACCCGCCCGGCCATCGTGGTGTACGGCAACCAGACGCGGAGGATTTTACTGCTGCCGAACATTCCCTGCTTTTCATCCGCCACGCCGATAATGGTGGCAGGCATATTGCCCACCAGAATGATTTCACCCACCACATTGGCTTTATTCGGAAACAGCTGGCGACGGGTATTCCCGTCAAGCACCACCACCTGCGCCCGGCCGTTGAGCTGCACGTCATTGAAGGTATTCCCTTCGCTGAAGGTCATGCCGTAAACGTTAAAATACTGCGCGCCCACGCCTTCTACGCTGGCCGAAACGTCGGTATTGCCCACCCGCAACCGCAGGCTTTTCGACACCGCTGGCGTGGCAGAACTCACCCAGGATTGCTTCTGAATCGCCAACAGGTCGTCATATTTCAGCGCTTGCTGAAATTGCGGATCGTCGTCACCATAATCTTTGCCGGGATAAACATCGATGGTATTGGTCCCGATGGCGCGGATATCCGCCAGCACCATCTGCTTCGCGGCATCGCCCACCACCACAATCGACACCACCGAGGTGATGCCGATAATGATCCCAAGCATCGTTAACAGGGTGCGCATTTTGTTGGCCGCCATTGCCAGCCAGGCCATCGCCAGCGCCTCGCGAAAGCCGCTGATGAATTG
This DNA window, taken from Scandinavium goeteborgense, encodes the following:
- the cspD gene encoding cold shock-like protein CspD, whose protein sequence is MEMGTVKWFNNAKGFGFICPEGGGEDIFAHYSTIQMDGYRTLKAGQAVRFDIHQGPKGNHASVIVPVEAEVAAVA
- the clpS gene encoding ATP-dependent Clp protease adapter ClpS — encoded protein: MGKTRDWLDFDQLAADKVRDALQPPSMYKVILLNDDYTPMEFVIDVLQKFFSYDVERATQLMLAVHYQGKAICGVFTAEVAETKVAMVNTYAKENEHPLLCTLEQA
- the macB gene encoding macrolide ABC transporter ATP-binding protein/permease MacB; translated protein: MTALLELSHIRRSYPSGDQSVEVLKGITLSIHAGEMVAIVGASGSGKSTLMNILGCLDKPTSGTYRVAGTDVATLDGDALARLRREHFGFIFQRYHLLSHLTAAQNVEVPAVYAGTERKRRLERAQQLLQRLGLGDRVDYQPSQLSGGQQQRVSIARALMNGGQVILADEPTGALDSHSGEEVMAILHQLKSQGHTVIIVTHDPMVAAQAERIIEIRDGEIISDPPAKIALSGASNIATTGEFSGWRQFISGFREALAMAWLAMAANKMRTLLTMLGIIIGITSVVSIVVVGDAAKQMVLADIRAIGTNTIDVYPGKDYGDDDPQFQQALKYDDLLAIQKQSWVSSATPAVSKSLRLRVGNTDVSASVEGVGAQYFNVYGMTFSEGNTFNDVQLNGRAQVVVLDGNTRRQLFPNKANVVGEIILVGNMPATIIGVADEKQGMFGSSKILRVWLPYTTMAGRVIGQSWLNSITVRVNEGYDSTLADQQLTRLLSLRHGKKDFFTWNMDSILKTAERTTHTLQLFLTLVAIISLVVGGIGVMNIMLVSVTERTREIGIRMAVGARASDVLQQFLIEAVLVCLVGGALGVSLSLIIAYTLQLFLPDWGIGFSPLALLMAFICSTLTGVLFGWLPARNAARLDPVDALARE
- the clpA gene encoding ATP-dependent Clp protease ATP-binding subunit ClpA, producing the protein MLNQELELSLNMAFARAREHRHEFMTVEHLLLALLSNPSAREALEACSVDLVALRQELEAFIEQTTPVLPASEEERDTQPTLSFQRVLQRAVFHVQSSGRSEVTGANVLVAIFSEQESQAAYLLRKHEVSRLDVVNFISHGTRKDEPSQSSDSGSQPNTEEQAGGEDRMENFTTNLNQLARVGGIDPLIGRDKELERAIQVLCRRRKNNPLLVGESGVGKTAIAEGLAWRIVQGDVPEVIADCTLYSLDIGSLLAGTKYRGDFEKRFKALLKQLEQDTNSILFIDEIHTIIGAGAASGGQVDAANLIKPLLSSGKIRVIGSTTYQEFSNIFEKDRALARRFQKIDITEPSVEETVQIINGLKPKYEAHHDVRYTAKAVRAAVELAVKYINDRHLPDKAIDVIDEAGARARLMPVSKRKKTINVADIETVVARIARIPEKSVSQSDRDTLKNLGDRLKMLVFGQDKAIEALTEAIKMSRAGLGQDHKPVGSFLFAGPTGVGKTEVTVQLSKALGIELLRFDMSEYMERHTVSRLIGAPPGYVGFDQGGLLTDAVIKHPHAVLLLDEIEKAHPDVFNLLLQVMDNGTLTDNNGRKADFRNVVLVMTTNAGVRETERKSIGLIHQDNSTDAMEEIKKIFTPEFRNRLDNIIWFDHLSTDVIHQVVDKFIVELQVQLDQKGVSLEVSQEARNWLAEKGYDRAMGARPMVRVIQDNLKKPLANELLFGSLVDGGQVTVALDTDANALTYDFQAAQKRKPEAAH